GCGCGCGCCGAGGCCGGCTCCGCCCTGCCCTGGCAGTTCCTCGCCGCGCTGACCGCGCGCGATTCGGACAACCAGCGTCGCGCCGACGGCAGCGAGTACGAGTTCTCCGCCACCCACAGCCGCTCGGCCCTCCTCAAGCTGACCTTGCCGCTGGGCGAGAGCCGGCTGACTCTGTCCAACCTGGAGGGGCGCAGCAAGGCATGGTCGCCCTTTGCCGCCAAGCGCGACGAGGTGCCCGCGCCGACCCCGGCCGAGATCGCCCGCTACGGCGAGCGCGAGGCCTGGCTGCGCAAGGTGCTGTGGCGCGAGCAGGCGGACCGCACCCAGGTGCTGCTGTGGCAGTACGCGCCGGCCGCGCAGCCGCTGCTGGACCTGCAACTGCGGCTGTCGCAGTCCAGCAGCCGGCAGGACGACAGCCGGCCCGACAGCATCACCAGCGACTTCGCCGCCAGCCTGGGCAAGCAGAGCCATGCCAGCTACCGCGACCGCCAGTTCGAGCTGAGCAACACCGCGCGCTTCGCGCTGGGCGGCGGGCGCCACACGCTGGCCGCCGGCCTGCAGGCCCAGCAGCATGAGCGCGACACCCTGATGCTGCTGCACACCCGACTGCAGGACCCCAGCTACAACAAGGGCTGGCTGCAGCCCTACTACATGCCCTCGGGCGAGCAGCGCAGCGTCTCCGCCTGGCTGGAGGACGAGATCCGCTGGGGCGACCTGAGCCTGACGCCGGGCCTGCGCTACGACCATGTGCGCACCGAGGGCGTGCCCAATCTCGCGCCGCGCTTCAACGACCCGAAGGCCGGCCACGACTACCGCGCGGTGTTCCACCATGGCTGGTCGCAGCATCTGGCGCTGGCCTGGCGGGTCGGCCCGCGGCTGCAGCTGTTCGCCGACGCCGGCCGCAGCTGGCGCGCGCCGGTGATCGACGAGGTCTACGAGGTGCAGTCCGCCGCCACCAGCGCGCCGGCCACCAGCCGCGGCCTGCTCAAGGAGCGCGTCACCGCGCTGCGCACGGGCCTGACCTGGGAGCAGCGCGACTGGATCGCCGCCGGCGACAGCCTGGCCGCCACGCTGACCGGCTTCCGCAACCTGGTGCACGACAACATCCACAAGCGCTTCGGCGTGATGGTCGAGCCGGGCACGACGCGCCCGGCGCAGCTGCCCTTCTACCGCAACCTGCCGGGCTACCGCAGCGAGGGCATCGAGCTGGAGGCGCAGTATGAGGCGCGCCGCCTGTTCGCCAGCGGCTCGCTGGCCTGGATGCAGGGCGAGCATCGCGGCTCGATCCGCGACCCCTGGGCGGGCCGCAACCAGCCGCTGATCGACAGCGCCGCACCCAAACTGGTGCTGGTGGTCGGCGGCAAATGGCCGGCGCTGGGCCTGGCCGCCGGCTGGCAGGGCAAGTTCGTCGGCGCGCAGCGCAAGGTGCCGGACGACGAGATCGTGCCCTACGCCCTGCCCGCCTCCAAGGGCTATGGCCTGCACGGCCTGTTCGCGCAGTGGCAGGGCCGCGGCCAGCTGGCCGACACGCGGCTCAGCCTGAGCATCGACAACCTGTTCAATCGCTCGGTCCAGCCCTATCTGGCCGAGGCGGTCTACGCGCCGGGTCGCAACATCAAGCTGACCCTGAGCCAGCGCCTCTGAGCGGCGCGGCGCTCGGGATCGTCAGCGCCGACCGCCGCGCTCGCTGATCAGCACGGTCGGGAAGCTGACCGGCAGGGTGCGCGGGTAGTCGCGGCTGAAATGCAGGCCGCGGCTCTCGTGCCGCAGCAGCGCCGAGCGCACGATCAGCTCGGCGCAGTCGACCAGGTTGCGCAGCTCCAGCAGGTCGCGGTTGACGCGGAAGTTGGCGTAGTAGTCCTCGATCTCGCCGCGC
This genomic stretch from Roseateles sp. DAIF2 harbors:
- a CDS encoding TonB-dependent receptor domain-containing protein is translated as MVSLSLLRTSSSFSLIPLLAALCGSPALATAPVDGGAADEAVDARLPRVQVNGLRSIAPGKTRITPDEIERQQALTVQQLLDNLPGVDLNGSWRPGGQSLNIWGFGDVEDVRVTLDGANKGFEKYRQGSIFIEPELIKRIAVDKGAHSVRYGNGGFGGTVRIDSKDAEDLLRPDERLGGLVKLGWAGNDRQRIASGSVFARAEAGSALPWQFLAALTARDSDNQRRADGSEYEFSATHSRSALLKLTLPLGESRLTLSNLEGRSKAWSPFAAKRDEVPAPTPAEIARYGEREAWLRKVLWREQADRTQVLLWQYAPAAQPLLDLQLRLSQSSSRQDDSRPDSITSDFAASLGKQSHASYRDRQFELSNTARFALGGGRHTLAAGLQAQQHERDTLMLLHTRLQDPSYNKGWLQPYYMPSGEQRSVSAWLEDEIRWGDLSLTPGLRYDHVRTEGVPNLAPRFNDPKAGHDYRAVFHHGWSQHLALAWRVGPRLQLFADAGRSWRAPVIDEVYEVQSAATSAPATSRGLLKERVTALRTGLTWEQRDWIAAGDSLAATLTGFRNLVHDNIHKRFGVMVEPGTTRPAQLPFYRNLPGYRSEGIELEAQYEARRLFASGSLAWMQGEHRGSIRDPWAGRNQPLIDSAAPKLVLVVGGKWPALGLAAGWQGKFVGAQRKVPDDEIVPYALPASKGYGLHGLFAQWQGRGQLADTRLSLSIDNLFNRSVQPYLAEAVYAPGRNIKLTLSQRL